A stretch of DNA from Granulicella pectinivorans:
CGACTTTGTCTCCACCCTGTTCCTGCGCGGGTGCGGTCGAGATGAGCAGAAGAGCCATGCAGGTAGCAGAAGCCGCAACCTGCCGCAAACGGGACAGATTCATAGAGGGTCTCACTTTCAAAACACGAAATCCGGTTACGAGAGAGAAAGAAAAAATGGTCCGCGACAGCAGCCAGCAGGCCGTCCGGGTAGTTTCTGAAAGGGTGTAATGGCTCCACGCTATCGAATTCGGGTTCACAACGCAATCCATCTTTGCCCGGAGAATAGGATCGGTGAAGCCTCGTCTCTGCGACTGTCATCCAAAACCCACCATGCAGGAACCTCTCGACAATCCGATCTGGAACTCACTGACCACCATGCACGCCGCTCTCGCAGTGGGTGCCGGAGCAGGAAAGGGGCTGGCGCGACGGTTTCCCGCAACGATCGGGCCGCTCGCCGGCCTCAAAGAGGCCACGCCCGAGGCCTACGCCGATCTCGCCGCCATCACGCCGGAGGGCGATCTTGCAGTGCTCTTCCTGGAGCAAAAGGCTGTGGTTCCCGCAGGTTGGGAGCTCCTGCGCGAGGGTGCTCTCATCCAGATGGTCTGCCCCGAGGTTCCAGACGAGCCGGAGATCGCAGCCTCCATCGCGCCTCTCGGTGCGGAGGATGCCGCCGAGATGGTGGCGCTTGCCAAGCTGACCGAGCCCGGCCCGTTCCGCGAAGGAACGCCCACTCTGGGCGGTTTCCTGGGCATCCGCATGGACGGGCGGCTCGCCGCGATGGCTGGCCAGCGCCTCTCGCCCGGCGCGTTGACCGAGGTGAGCGCCGTGTGTACGCATCCCGATTTTCGCGGTCGCGGCTACGCCAGGGCTCTCGTCGCAGCGGTAGCGCGGCAGATCCACGCCAGGGGACGGACGCCTTTTCTAACGTCGTATGCCGCCAATGCGGGTGCGATCAAGGTGTACGAGCAGGTGGGCTTCGCGACGCGGCGCTCGTTTGAACTGGCCGTGTTGAGGCCGACCCCGTCAGCTATATGATTTGGGAATGGGCAGGGAAGAGACCGACACAGGCGTAAGCGGCGCAGCACCGGCGGCGGAGATGATCTTCGGTGACTGGTACCCGGCGCTGCGAGCCGGCGTGTTGAAGCCGGGCAAGATGACGACGGCCTTACTGTTGGGCATCCCTCTTGTGCTCGGCCGCAAGAAGGATGGCGCAATCTTCGCGATGCGCGATCTCTGTCCGCACCGCGGCATTCCGCTCTCCGCCGGCTGGTTCGATGGCGAAACCGTGATGTGCAAGTACCACGGCTGGCGGTTCGAGCCCTGCGGCGGCCAGTGCCAGGAGATTCCCTCTCTCACCCAGATCGACACGCTGGAGCCGACGAAGATCTATGCGACCAGCTATCCCTGCGTGGAGCGCGACGGATACGCGTGGGTGTACGTGCCCCCCGCAGGTTCCGGCCGGGTGGATGCAACGCAGCTTCCGGCGGTGCCGGAGTTGCCGAAGTTCGGCAAACGATTCCGTTCGGCGCACCTCGTGGCTGATCTGCCATGCAACGTCGATCATGGAATCATCGGTCTGATGGACCCTGCGCACGGTCCGTTCGTGCATCAAGCCTGGTGGTGGCGCAGCCAGGCGAGCATCCATCCGAAAGAAAAGAAGTTCGAGCCCATCCCCGAGGGGTTCCGCATGTCGGCGCACGCGCCGTCCTCGAACAGCGCGCCCTACCGTCTGCTCGGCAAGCCGGTGACCACGATCGACTTCGTGCTGCCGAACCGGCGCATCGAGACGATCCGCGCCGTCTCGGCCAAGGGCAAGGAGAGCTGGTTTTCAAGCCTGACGACCGTTACTCCCATCACCGCCGCCACCTGCCGGATCGATGTGCTGGCCGCCTGGGACATCTTCTATCACGTACCTTTTGTCACCGCGATTGCGACATACTTCGGAAAACGCTTCGTCCAGCAGGATCAGGAGACGATGATCGAGCAGGCGCAGGGGCTGCGTTTCAACCCCGGGCTGATGCTGATCGACGACGCGGACAAACCCGCGAAGTGGTACTTTGCCCTGAAACAGGCCAGGCTGACCGGAAGCGGCGCCCATCCGCTCGCAGGCCCGGTGACCCTGCACTGGAGGAGCTGACCGGATGAGTGCCGAGGAGTGGACGCTCGACGACGTGAAGCGATTCCTGCGCTGGACCGCCGTCGGTCTGCTTGCGCTCGCGGCCCTGGTTTACCTGGGAGACTGGGCGGTGTGGAAGGTGAAGGTGGCGCGCGGCGTCGGGATGGGGTCAATCACTGTGGGCCGCGTCGTGGTGGCTCCGTTGAAGGGTGGCAAAGAGGAGTACTACCCGGACGGAAGCACCGACGTGCCCTGCAGCCGGTCGCTCTTTCCCCAGGGCGGGGGTGACGCCTGCTGGTGGCTGGCGCGCAACCCCGTGATCTACGAACGCTGAAGAGAGCGCAATGCCTCGATGGTAAAATCGCGGCAGACAAGTGCGTATCCCCTTCCCAGAGCGAATTCCCCTGATGCCCGCGGTCTTCTTCGCGTCTGCGCTCGCGGTGGGGCTCGTCATGAGCGGAACGGGGCTTTTGTTCAGTTGCCTCGCATTCGTCTTTGTCGTCATCGCAACCCTGGCCTCCAATATAGGAGGCGGCGTAACGCGACCCTCCGGTTCCTATGTCTTTTTCTTTGCCACCCAGGCCGTCATCATCGGACTCTGCGTGAAGGTGGTTCTCTGGGAGCCTGTAGAGCTCTATCTGTTGTCTCCAGTCACGACCATGGCGATGTACACCGGCGGCGTTCTGGCCATGCTCGGGGCGGTCTATCTGAGCAGACGCTTTTCGCGTGACGAGGGCTTCCTCCAGGATATCTGCACCACAAAAGATCTGCGCCTGGGTGCCACCGGATGTGTCATTTTTGGCATTGTCGTCCCCACCATTGCGGAAATCATCATGGAGACGAGTACGAATCCGGTGCTCTTAGCCCTTGCGACAGCGTCGAACCAACTGAACAAGTTCCTGCCCTTTGGAATCATTCTCGGTGTGACCTACGAGATTAAGAGCAGCGGAGGAAAGCGAAGCACGAATCTATGGGTCTGGTTCGCCGGAATCGCGATCTGGGTGCATAGTTTTATCCTTGGGTTTTCGAAGGAGGGACTGTTCCTGCCTCCCGCATGCTGGCTGATCGCCGCTGCCGCATTACGCTACCAATTCCGTAAAACGCAGGTTATAGCCTTCGCCTTGTTCATCTTTGTCTCGCTTCATTATTTCGTTCCTTATTGTCAGTATGGCCGGAACTTTCGCGGGGATGGGGATACCCTGAGCGAACAGATTAAGATCTCTACCGGGTTGCTCTCCAATCTGGAAGACGTCCGCGAAAAGGATCGTGAGAACAACGAGGCAATTGATCGACAAACCAACATTTTCGTGTTTTTCAGCAAGCCAATGGGGCTTTTCGACCGCCTTCAAATGATAGGCATCGACGATAAGTTGGTCACCGTGACGGATGACAAAGGACCCTATGGTCTGTCACCGATCGTCTTCTACCTTGCGTCCCTGATTCCAAAGTTCATTTGGAAGAACAAGCCGTTCATTATCATGGGGAACACGTTCTCTCATGAGATCGGATACGCATCGGATGACTTGACAACCGGTATCTCGTTCTCCCCCGTGGTCGAGGGATATCACGAAGCGAAGTGGTTCGGGGTCTTCGTTGTCTGTCCGCTGGTCTGGTTTGCAGCGTTTATGATTCTTGATTCCTTGTGCGGAGATGTGCGGAAATCGCCATGGGGACTTCTTGCGATTGCCCAGATAGCGCACATCGCTCCTGAGGGCCTTTTGCAGGCCCTCTTCTATACGATGACCTACGGCGCGCTCATCGTCTTTGTGGCTGCTATGGCCGCCGCCTATCTGCTGCCGATGTTGGCTCACTTTGTGTCTCCTCCAAAGAAGGTCTTCCGTCCAGTGGAGGTCAAAGCCCCTGGTGCACGTCCGGCCTTTATCAACGGGCGGCCGGCACCGACCCAGCTATAGACAATTACCGGGCTGCGCGACCCATGCAAGTGGTTGCGGTCCCATCACCTTCGGGCGAGAGGCTCGATTTCTTCGTAAAGGAACAAAGCGCAATGCGGATTGGCATCGATCTGGGTGGAACCAAAATTGAGGGTGTCGCACTCGATCCGGGTGGGGTAGAGATCGCCAAGTACCGCATCGATACGCCGCGCGACGACTATGACGCCACGGTCGGCGCCATCGCGGGCCTGGTGCACAAGCTCGAAGCCGTCACCGGCGAGCAGGCTACAGTCGGCGCAGGGATTCCGGGCACCGTTTCGCACGCCACTGGCCTGGTCAAGAACTCGAATTCGCTCTGGTTGAACGGCCGCCCCCTGCAGGTGGATCTTTCCAACGCTCTCGACCGCGAGGTGCGCGTCGCCAACGACGCCAACTGCCTCGCCGTCTCCGAGGCCACCGACGGCGCCGCCGCCGGCAAGAACGTCGTCTTCGCCGTCATTCTCGGCACAGGGTGCGGTGGTGGCGTATCCTTCGCCGGTGGCGTACACGCCGGACCCAATGGGATCGCGGGCGAGTGGGGGCACAACCCTTTGCCGTGGGCTACCCCTTCGGAGCTTCCCGGTCCCCCCTGCTACTGCGGCAAGCATGGATGCATGGAGACCTGGGTCTCCGGGACGGGCGTCGCGCGGGATCACGCGCAGGTCAGGCATGACCGGTTGGCTCTCGAAGGGCACTTTCCCCCCAACGAAAAGCCCATGACCACCAAGCAGATCGTCGCGGCCGCAACCGCCGGAGACGCCGAGGCCAAGGCCACCCTGGCGCGCTTTGAGGACCGCCTGGCTCGCGGCCTCGCTCATATGATCCACATCCTCGACCCTGACGTGATCGTCTTCGGCGGTGGCTTGTCGCTGATCGATGGACTGTACGGACGCCTGCCCGGCCTCGTGGAGCCCCATATCTTTGGCGGCGAGTTCGTCACGCCCCTGTTGCCCGCGAAGTACGGAGACGCCAGCGGCGTGCGCGGGGCGGCGTGGCTCTGGCCGCTCGCAAAGAGGTAGATCCGCCCCAACTCAAGGGGTGAACTGCTGCACTTCGCGACGGAAGTGCTCGCACGTCACGCAATCGTCGGTGGACCCAATGGTTCGGTTGCAGGTCTCGCACGCCGGACTGAAGGCGATGCGGACCCTGCCTAGCAGACGTCGGATCCAATTGAGCATGCATGTACCCCATCGTCTATCGGGCTGCGGCGCAAGCTCAGAGGGACCATTCGGTCGGAACGTTCGCAGTTAAGACAAAAGTCTAAAACTCATTTCTCCGTTTGATCAATCTGCGATCCGTTCCGAGCGGAAGAAGAGCAGGTTGCCATCCGGGTCGGTCGCGATGACCTCCTTCTTGCCTCGCTTCGTCTTCACGCCACGCTTCTTCAGCTCCGCTGCCGTCTTACCCACATGGTCGACCAGGAAATACGTCCGCGAGCGCAGGTCCGGCGTGGCTGCAGAGAAGAGATAGATCTGCTGCGTGCTTCCCGGAATGACCAGAATGTCGTTCCGTCCCGGCAGCGCGGAGAAGTTGAGTTTGTCCTTGTAGAAGCTCATCGCCGCGGGCAGATCGCTCTCCGGTAGCGCCACCCCGAACATCTCGGTCGAGATGCGGTTCGCGCCCAGGTGCTGGCCCTTGTCCAGCGAGTGTTTGGAGTCCGGCATGTACTGCGTGTACTCGATATTCTGGTCGTCCGGTCCACGCATCGTGAACAGCAGGTTGCCCATGCCGGCCTTGCGCAGCGCGTTGGGCTGCAGACCCTCGTTCAGGTAGTGTGTCCGCAGCGTCTCCAGGTCCAGCCCGTCGAAACAAAGGTGCAGAAAGCCGATGGGATTCTTCGCCGGATCCGCCGTCAGGATCGGATAGATCTCCAGGAACTCGCGATCGTTGATCTTGTAGAACGCCTGGGTGACCGTGCCGTTCTTCTCCGCGGAGAACGCCTTCTCGAAGCCCAGCTTCTCGTAAAACGCCTCCGAGGCGGCAAGATCCCGCACGCGAATCGCCGTGTGGGCCAGACCCGCATACGGGTTCACCGGAATCGTATCGATCTGGGCGTGCAGGGCGGGAGCGGCGAAGGCGACGGCAAGGACGAGTTGGGTGAGCGTACGCATGCTGACATGATAGCCCGTACGCCTTCCCACGCCGGCCGTCGGAAGGCCCGCGCGAAGCAGTGACGCATCACGAAGTGACCGCCCCGCGCGAAGCGGGCCCGTCCGGCAGGACTAACGTGCCGGAGTCAGTTCAATCTGGAAGATCTTTGGCCACTGCTTCCCGGTGACGAACAACCGCTTCCCCTTCTCATCCCAGGCGATCCCGTTGAGCACCGACTCGGAGTCGACCTTCTCCCCCTCCGGCAGAATCCCTGCCAGGTCGATCCACGCGATCACATGCCCGTCCGCCGGAGCGATCCGCGCAATGCGATCGGAGTGCCACACATTCGCATAGATCTCGCCATTCACATACTCCAGCTCGTTCAACTGGTCGATCGCCCGCGCGCCGTCATGCACCTCAATGTGGCGCACCTCCCCGAAGGTCTCCGGATTCCGGAAACGCAGCGTCGCGCTCCCGTCGCTGGTGACGATCTCGGTCTTCGTCCGCGTCATCCCCCAGCCTTCGCCCGTATACGAGAAGTGCTTCACGAACCGCAGCGAAAAGCGGTCGTAGACGAAACAGATGTGCGTCGTCCAGGTCCACTCGTAGACGTATGGCCCCCAGTCGACGATGCCTTCGCCAAAGTAGATCGGATCGAGCTCCGTATGCTGCAGCACGCGTCCGGTCTCAGGATCCGTAGCCAGCACCTGCGACCGCCCCTTCATCCCCGTGCCCTCGTAGAACAGACCATCGCGGTAAAAGAACCCCTCCGTATACGCGGTCGTCGCGTGCGGAAAGATCCTGACGACCTTGTAGCCCTGAACCGGCGCGGCCTGGGAGGGAACAGCGAGCAGCAGCAGAAGAAGAGCGAAGACGATGCGCATGTTCCTCCACGATATCGCGGTGTGGGAGGGCCGTCGAAAGCCTTGCGCAAAGAACCCTCTTGCGCGATATTACAGATTGCGATATAAATATTGCAGATCGCAATAACGCTATGAAGCTCTCAGAAAAAATACGGTACTTACGCGAAGTCGAGGGGTCCCTCCGCGGGATGAACCGCGCCATGACCCAGCAGGAGGTCGTCCAGGCCATCCACGAGTCCGAGACCGGCGGCAAGACCATCAGCCAGAGCTATCTCTCGCAGATCGAGTCCGGTGCCCGCCCGCACCTCACCAACACGACCAGGCTCCTTCTGGCGCGTTTCTTCAAGGTGCACCCCGGCTACCTGGTCGACGACCCCGAAGGGTATAACGCCCAGTTGATGAGCGACCTCGAGACCGTCGAGGACAAACTCGACCTCTGGCTCATCGGCGGAGCCGAGCGCTTCCGCCGCGATCCCTGCCTCGGACAGGCGCTCCTCACGCTGGCCCGCCACGACGACTCCCGCCGCTGCCTCCTGCTGCTGGAGTCGATCCTCGACACGCCCAACCTGCTCGACCGTCTCCTGCACGTCCTGCGGCCGGATGCCTTCGAGACCGAAGGCGAGCCACCCTGCGCGCCCGTTCCCACAGAGAACCCCGCGCCCCAACTTCTCCTTCCGGAGACGAAAGCCCGGAAGACCACCACCAAAGCTCGCAAGGCGAAATGACCATGGAAAACATCTTCCTCATCTGCTTCGGAGTCGGCCTCAGCATGTCGGTCCTGGCCATGTTCGCCGGCACGGGCCACCTTCACCTCGGCCACTTCCACTTCGGACACGTCCACACCGGAAAGGCCGCCGGCACCCACGGCCTCGGATCCGCCTTCAACGGCTTCACCATCCCGGCCTTCCTCTGTTGGTTCGGCGGAACCGGCTACCTCATGCTGCGCTCGGGCATCTGGTCGATGCCGTTGATCGTCCTCTTCGCCGTCGTCAGCGGCACCGCCGGAGCATCGCTGGTCTACGCCCTGCTCTTCAAGGTGCTCATGCCCAGCGAGCGTGTCCTCAGCAGGGAAGACACTGAGATGACCGGCGTCGTCGCCCGCGTCTCTGACCAGATCCGCACCGGAGGCACCGGCGAAATCCTCTTCTCGCAGATGGGTGCCCGCAAGTCCGCCGCGGCCCGCAGCGAGGATGGCCTGCCCATCCCGCGCGACGCCGAGGTGGTCGTCCTCCGCTACGAGCGCGGCATCGCCTACGTCCGGGCCTGGGATGTAGCCCACCCCTACGACGACGTCCTGCAGCCGCCCGCCCGCACGGCGCTGCACGACTAAACAAGTTTCCCCGGGACAAGAGAGGCCGTTCCAGGGAGTTTTCACGCAGCAAAGGCTGTCCTGCCCTCCGCGTCGCAACGGAGTAACCCCAACCCACTCACCCGCTCCAAAGGAGCATTAGAAAGTCATGTCACTTTCCATTCCAGTCATCGTAGGGCTTTGTGTCCTGGGTATCTTCATCCTCTTCTCCGCCGTGGGTAAGCTGTTCCGCAAGGTGGGGCCGAATGAGGCCGTGATCGTATACGGTTACCGCGGGGCGCGTGTGATCACCAAAGGCGGCGCGGTGATCTTACCGGTGGTCGAAACGTATCGCGCGCTCACGCTCGAACTCATGAGCTTCGACGTAGCTCCCCAGCAGGATCTCTACACCAAGCAGGGCGTAGCCGTCACCGTCGAGGCCGTGGCCCAGATCAAGGTGCGTTCGGATCACGAGTCCATCCTCACGGCCGCCGAGCAGTTCCTCTCGAAATCGCCCGACCAGCGCGAAGGCCTCATCCGCCTCGTCATGGAAGGCCATCTCCGCGGCATCATCGGTCAGTTGACGGTCGAGCAGATCGTCAAGGAGCCCGAGATGGTCGCCGAGCGCATGCGCGCCACCTGCATGGACGACATGTCCAAGATGGGGCTCGAGGTCGTCAGCTTCACCATCCGTGAGGTCCGCGACAAGAATGAGTACATCACCAACATGGGCCGTCCCGACGTAGCGCGCATCAAGCGCGACGCTGAGATCGCCGCCGCCGAAGCCGAGCGCGATACTGCCATCCGTCGTGCCAACGCCCTCCGCGAAGCAGCCATCGCCAAGGCCGCCAGCGATCAGGACCGCGTCATCGCCGAGACCGCCTCGCTCGGGAAACAGGCCGAGGCCCAGCGCGACCTCGACATCCAGAAGGCGCAGTTCACCGAGCAGAGCCGCAAGCAGGAGGCCCAGGCCGACAAGGCGTACGAACTCCAGACCAACGTCATGCAGCAGCAGGTTGTCGCGGAACAGGTCAAGGTCCTTCAGATCGAGAAGATGGCTCAGGTCAAGGTGCAGGAGGCTGAAATCCTCCGTCACGAGGCCGAGTTGATTTCGACCATCCTCAAGGGCTCGGAAGTCGAAGCCAAGCGCATCCAGAACATTGCTGCGGCGGAAAAGGCTCGCGCCACCATCGAGGCCGAAGGTAAGGCTGCCGCACAGCGCGTACAAGGCGAGGCGCAGGCTGCCATCACTCGTCTCCAGGGTCAGGCCGAAGCCGACGTCATCTTCCAAAAGGGCGAGGCCGAGGCCAAGGCGATGAACGTGAAGGCCGAAGCGTACCAGGAGTGGACGCAGGCCGCGGTCGTCGACAAGCTCATCACCAACATGGCGGATGTAGTCCGTGCCATGGCCGAGCCGCTGTCGAAGGTCGACAAGATCACCATCATCTCCACCGGCGACGAGGGAGGCGGCATGGGGGCCAACCGCGTCACCGGCGAGATCACCAAGATCGCCGCGCAGGTCCCCGCACTGCTCGAATCCCTCACGGGTCTCAAGCTCGCCGACCTCATGGGTCAGGTCAAGCCAATGGCTCCCCGCAAGGACGACTCGACACCCAACACGTAAACCAGACCCCCCGCCCGGCCCAACCAGCCGAGCGGGGGCCGTCCCTCACAACTGGCAACTGACAACTTCATCACTGGCCCCTGGAGGCCGTCATGCTCACCCTTCTCATCCTCGCTCCTGTCTTCGTCGTCGTCCTGGTCATCACCACGCTGGTGCGCCTGCTCGTCGGTCCTCTGCGCTACCACCCTCGTTATCACCGTCATTTCTATGGCTACGACCCCTACGGTTGCGGCGGCTGGGGTTATCGCCGTCATCGATTCGGGGGCCTCGGACTCATCCTCTTCCTCACCGCCGTAGACCGCTTCTTCGACCGCCACTTCTAAACCGCCGCAACACCGGGTGCCCCACATCTCGCTTCTGAGATGTGGGTTTCGACTTACCGCGGAACCC
This window harbors:
- a CDS encoding GNAT family N-acetyltransferase produces the protein MQEPLDNPIWNSLTTMHAALAVGAGAGKGLARRFPATIGPLAGLKEATPEAYADLAAITPEGDLAVLFLEQKAVVPAGWELLREGALIQMVCPEVPDEPEIAASIAPLGAEDAAEMVALAKLTEPGPFREGTPTLGGFLGIRMDGRLAAMAGQRLSPGALTEVSAVCTHPDFRGRGYARALVAAVARQIHARGRTPFLTSYAANAGAIKVYEQVGFATRRSFELAVLRPTPSAI
- a CDS encoding Rieske 2Fe-2S domain-containing protein, producing MGREETDTGVSGAAPAAEMIFGDWYPALRAGVLKPGKMTTALLLGIPLVLGRKKDGAIFAMRDLCPHRGIPLSAGWFDGETVMCKYHGWRFEPCGGQCQEIPSLTQIDTLEPTKIYATSYPCVERDGYAWVYVPPAGSGRVDATQLPAVPELPKFGKRFRSAHLVADLPCNVDHGIIGLMDPAHGPFVHQAWWWRSQASIHPKEKKFEPIPEGFRMSAHAPSSNSAPYRLLGKPVTTIDFVLPNRRIETIRAVSAKGKESWFSSLTTVTPITAATCRIDVLAAWDIFYHVPFVTAIATYFGKRFVQQDQETMIEQAQGLRFNPGLMLIDDADKPAKWYFALKQARLTGSGAHPLAGPVTLHWRS
- a CDS encoding ROK family protein; the protein is MRIGIDLGGTKIEGVALDPGGVEIAKYRIDTPRDDYDATVGAIAGLVHKLEAVTGEQATVGAGIPGTVSHATGLVKNSNSLWLNGRPLQVDLSNALDREVRVANDANCLAVSEATDGAAAGKNVVFAVILGTGCGGGVSFAGGVHAGPNGIAGEWGHNPLPWATPSELPGPPCYCGKHGCMETWVSGTGVARDHAQVRHDRLALEGHFPPNEKPMTTKQIVAAATAGDAEAKATLARFEDRLARGLAHMIHILDPDVIVFGGGLSLIDGLYGRLPGLVEPHIFGGEFVTPLLPAKYGDASGVRGAAWLWPLAKR
- a CDS encoding VOC family protein; this translates as MRTLTQLVLAVAFAAPALHAQIDTIPVNPYAGLAHTAIRVRDLAASEAFYEKLGFEKAFSAEKNGTVTQAFYKINDREFLEIYPILTADPAKNPIGFLHLCFDGLDLETLRTHYLNEGLQPNALRKAGMGNLLFTMRGPDDQNIEYTQYMPDSKHSLDKGQHLGANRISTEMFGVALPESDLPAAMSFYKDKLNFSALPGRNDILVIPGSTQQIYLFSAATPDLRSRTYFLVDHVGKTAAELKKRGVKTKRGKKEVIATDPDGNLLFFRSERIAD
- a CDS encoding glutaminyl-peptide cyclotransferase, whose product is MRIVFALLLLLLAVPSQAAPVQGYKVVRIFPHATTAYTEGFFYRDGLFYEGTGMKGRSQVLATDPETGRVLQHTELDPIYFGEGIVDWGPYVYEWTWTTHICFVYDRFSLRFVKHFSYTGEGWGMTRTKTEIVTSDGSATLRFRNPETFGEVRHIEVHDGARAIDQLNELEYVNGEIYANVWHSDRIARIAPADGHVIAWIDLAGILPEGEKVDSESVLNGIAWDEKGKRLFVTGKQWPKIFQIELTPAR
- a CDS encoding helix-turn-helix domain-containing protein, encoding MNRAMTQQEVVQAIHESETGGKTISQSYLSQIESGARPHLTNTTRLLLARFFKVHPGYLVDDPEGYNAQLMSDLETVEDKLDLWLIGGAERFRRDPCLGQALLTLARHDDSRRCLLLLESILDTPNLLDRLLHVLRPDAFETEGEPPCAPVPTENPAPQLLLPETKARKTTTKARKAK
- a CDS encoding NfeD family protein, producing MENIFLICFGVGLSMSVLAMFAGTGHLHLGHFHFGHVHTGKAAGTHGLGSAFNGFTIPAFLCWFGGTGYLMLRSGIWSMPLIVLFAVVSGTAGASLVYALLFKVLMPSERVLSREDTEMTGVVARVSDQIRTGGTGEILFSQMGARKSAAARSEDGLPIPRDAEVVVLRYERGIAYVRAWDVAHPYDDVLQPPARTALHD
- a CDS encoding flotillin family protein; the encoded protein is MSLSIPVIVGLCVLGIFILFSAVGKLFRKVGPNEAVIVYGYRGARVITKGGAVILPVVETYRALTLELMSFDVAPQQDLYTKQGVAVTVEAVAQIKVRSDHESILTAAEQFLSKSPDQREGLIRLVMEGHLRGIIGQLTVEQIVKEPEMVAERMRATCMDDMSKMGLEVVSFTIREVRDKNEYITNMGRPDVARIKRDAEIAAAEAERDTAIRRANALREAAIAKAASDQDRVIAETASLGKQAEAQRDLDIQKAQFTEQSRKQEAQADKAYELQTNVMQQQVVAEQVKVLQIEKMAQVKVQEAEILRHEAELISTILKGSEVEAKRIQNIAAAEKARATIEAEGKAAAQRVQGEAQAAITRLQGQAEADVIFQKGEAEAKAMNVKAEAYQEWTQAAVVDKLITNMADVVRAMAEPLSKVDKITIISTGDEGGGMGANRVTGEITKIAAQVPALLESLTGLKLADLMGQVKPMAPRKDDSTPNT